The Salmo trutta chromosome 22, fSalTru1.1, whole genome shotgun sequence genome contains the following window.
CCCTGTAGTAGTCACACTGGATCCAACCGCAGTTCCAGGGCAGCTCCACTTACCCGGCTAACAGCCAAGGCCCTGGATATACTAGTTGAGAAATCCCTATGCCAGTCAGATAAGGTGAGTGTATCTGAGTTTGCAGAGGATAGTGTGTCAGAGGACCATCAATTAGAGGACGCAATCAACGCTGATCCATAGTGCTCCATGATAGAAGTGGGTGAAGAAAAGACGATCCTTGAGGATCAGGATGTAGTGATTGATGAGCCAGAGCCCATCCAAGTTCCAAAATCTGCTCTGGAGCAAACTGGGAGTGTGACAGTCTCTCAGGATGCAGAGGTCACTAGTGTACAACAGGAGTCCATAGAGAAAACCGTCCGTGAAGAGCCAGAGAAGAATACCTCTGAGGCGGATGTCCCTGCTCAGCAAAACATCCTAAAAGATGAGAAAGTGATCCCGGCAGAGTCTGAAGTCAGTGACAGTCTGTGAGAGTGCTGATGCAGAGATGGCTGAGGCTCTTTGTGAGCCTGCGGTGGAAGCAGaagaccagcagagggagctgtCCACTGAGGATGCAGCAGATGCGGACGCCCCAGTGATAATAGAACAGGAGTCGATAACACCAGCTGATGCGCAAGTCTCTCTCGATCATACAGTAAAAATAACGGTGTGTGAAAATGCAATGTCCCCTGTTATAGTGGTGTCTGAGGAAAAGGCCATAGATGTAAACCCCCACAGAGGTCCTCCATCGGAGGTAGACAGCCAGGAATGTAAGGCATTGCCTAGTGAGGAGACTATGGACATGAGCAGCACAATAGTACCTGAGAATGAAAGGGCTGATCAAGATGAAGCCCCTCACACCACAGAGCCCGTTGTGGTGACCTCTATCCAGGACCTGAAGGTCAGTGTATCTGACGCTGACAAGCTAGAGGAGCCCAGAGACACGGTCATCATACAGAAATCTGGCGTGATCAGTTTACTGGAGAGCAGTGATGAAGAGGATGACAATAGCCAGCATTCTGAGGAGGAAGGGGATGGTCCTGATGGTGAAGAGGAAGTTGTCTATATAGAGGATAAAGAGGATGCAGGCCCATCCAGACCTcaagctgctgctgctcagtccTCGGCTCCTGATGGCCTGTTTGTCATACATACCCAACCTGGCCTTCAGTCAGATGAACAGTACTACGTGGATGAGAAGGAAAAGGAGGGGTACACTGCGGGTGACACGGAGGCCATTGAAGAGCAAGATCAGGAAGAATGTGTTGATCAGAAGGGAGACTGATAAAGATGCACAAGTCCTCTTCACAAGCAGAAATCCACAATTGTAAgtatctgttttttgttgttgttcatgaCCATGTCATCTGTGCATTTAAAAATGTCTATAAGTTGGAAGGGCTACACTGCCATTTTTATTCTGAATGGATAGCAggatttcgttttttttttaaatctcaagcAATGGAGCTATTTACTCAAATATTGAATTGCAATGCCAAGCACGTATAAAGACTTTTCACATTCATTTTCATTAACATATCAAGAGCGAACCAGTTGGAGACTAGACAATGCTTCCTCTCCTGGGTAATTATTTGAGACAATCTGTTATAGGAAAGAGTTGTCCAGCCGCATTGACCCGGGCCTGAGAGTGAAGGAGCTTGGGGGATTATACATCAATTTTGATGGCAGCAAATCAAAGACTGTCTCTAACTCCCTGAAAAAACTAAAGGAACAGAAGAGCCAAGATGAGGTAAATAACTTTCATTGATTTTGTTTTGAAGGTGATATATGGCGTAGAATTGGTAATGAATTGTGCATTTATGCAAGGCTGGGTAATTCAATAACGAGAGGAAGTTTTTCATGAATTTCAACCCTTTGACTGCCACGGATCTCTGCGTTTTTCAGATTTTCTGCTTCTCCTACATTGTGATTTGTTTTCTCTGTTGGCAGTTGATGAAGAAAAGTGTTATTGGCCCAGAGCTTGAGAAGAGAGATGCTGTGCCTCCATACAGGGAGTCCAAACAGGCTGCGAAACTGAAGCGCAAAGTGAATACATGTCCATGTACCCTTGTTTATTAATTTAGAAAAGGAAGTAGTGTGATACAAGGAGAAGTTATATTTTTACTACATTTAGCCATTTTTGTTCACTCATTGACTGGCATGTTTCCCCCTTGGCTTGCCATGctcaggaggagagggagaagacaaCTGGAGCCGGCTGGTTTAACATGCGGGCTCCTGAAATGACAGAGGAATTAAAGGGCGACCTCAAAGCACTGAAAATGCGTGGAGAAATGGACCCCAAGCGGTTTTATAAGAAGAACGATAGAGATGGATTCCCCAAGTATTTCCAGGTCAGTAATCATCTAACCCTCATCTAACCCCCCAGTGCTCCATATGTTGTGTTCAATgctatggggggaaaaaaacgttgAGCCACTATTCCTCACTACTCTTAGCTAGAATTACTGTAAAGAtttacaatgtactttttattttgGAACTATTTTAAACTTTTTGTGCTTGAATGTCTTTGTCCCAGGTTGCTACAGTAGTAGATAGCCCTGTGGACTTCTATCATTCCCGTGTCCCGGAGAAAGACCGGAAGATAACCATGGTGGAGGAGTTGCTTGCTGATGCAGAGTTCAGACAGTAAGTTTCGTTTTACCTTTGTCATGTACAGCTGTTCATATCGTGTCTGAAACTACGGTTTTGGCATAGTGTATGGAAATGCACAAcaattgaaaataaatatttgataTGAACTACTTAAATGGCTTGTACTTTCCCTTCAACCTCAACAGAACCAACAAGAAGAAAT
Protein-coding sequences here:
- the LOC115158378 gene encoding deoxynucleotidyltransferase terminal-interacting protein 2-like isoform X1 → MAEALCEPAVEAEDQQRELSTEDAADADAPVIIEQESITPADAQVSLDHTVKITVCENAMSPVIVVSEEKAIDVNPHRGPPSEVDSQECKALPSEETMDMSSTIVPENERADQDEAPHTTEPVVVTSIQDLKVSVSDADKLEEPRDTVIIQKSGVISLLESSDEEDDNSQHSEEEGDGPDGEEEVVYIEDKEDAGPSRPQAAAAQSSAPDGLFVIHTQPGLQSDEQYYVDEKEKEGYTAGDTEAIEEQDQEECVDQKGD
- the LOC115158378 gene encoding deoxynucleotidyltransferase terminal-interacting protein 2-like isoform X2; translation: MNSTTWMRRKRRGTLRVTRRPLKSKIRKNVLIRRETDKDAQVLFTSRNPQLKELSSRIDPGLRVKELGGLYINFDGSKSKTVSNSLKKLKEQKSQDELMKKSVIGPELEKRDAVPPYRESKQAAKLKRKEEREKTTGAGWFNMRAPEMTEELKGDLKALKMRGEMDPKRFYKKNDRDGFPKYFQVATVVDSPVDFYHSRVPEKDRKITMVEELLADAEFRQTNKKK